In the Setaria italica strain Yugu1 chromosome VI, Setaria_italica_v2.0, whole genome shotgun sequence genome, one interval contains:
- the LOC101771539 gene encoding thylakoid lumenal 19 kDa protein, chloroplastic, with protein MFPPSLLSRAPSPPLTTAPTSIASSQQQQQALRLPPSKQPPLATTLVAAAAAGLLLLSPAPAPSRADPEFKVYYGTAASAANYGGYGGNASKKDTAEYVYDVPEGWKERLVSKVEKGTNGTDSEFFNPRKRSEKEYLTFLSGIRALAPLNAVLNNLALSDVGLQDQIATADDVRSAERADGDGQVYYEYEVAGAGAHSLISVTCARNKLYAHFVTAPNAEWGRDEAVLRRLHESFRTIQPGAPPPATES; from the coding sequence ATGTTTCCGCCGTCCCTCCTCTCGCGCGCGCCGTCCCCTCCCCTGACCACCGCGCCCACCTCCATCGCCtcgtcgcagcagcagcagcaggcgctgcGGCTGCCGCCCAGCAAGCAGCCGCCCCTCGCCACCACGCTggtcgcggcggccgcggcgggtcTCCTGCTGCtgtctccggcgccggcgccgtcccgcGCCGACCCCGAGTTCAAGGTGTACtacgggacggcggcgagcgcggcgaacTACGGCGGGTACGGCGGGAACGCGAGCAAGAAGGACACGGCGGAGTACGTGTACGACGTGCCCGAGGGGTGGAAGGAGCGGCTGGTGTCCAAGGTGGAGAAGGGCACCAACGGCACGGACAGCGAGTTCTTCAACCCGCGGAAGCGGTCGGAGAAGGAGTACCTGACGTTCCTGTCCGGGATCCGCGCGCTGGCGCCGCTCAACGCCGTGCTCAACAACCTGGCGCTCTCCGACGTCGGGCTGCAGGACCAGATCGCGACCGCCGACGACGTGCGCTCGGCGGAgcgcgccgacggcgacgggcaGGTGTACTACGAGTACGaggtggcgggggccggcgcgcaCAGCCTCATCTCCGTGACGTGCGCGCGGAACAAGCTGTACGCGCACTTCGTCACCGCGCCCAACGCCGAGTGGGGCCGCGACGAGGCCGTGCTCCGGCGGCTGCACGAGTCCTTCAGGACCATCCAGcccggcgccccgccgccggcaacCGAGAGCTAA